The Pyrenophora tritici-repentis strain M4 chromosome 2, whole genome shotgun sequence genome window below encodes:
- a CDS encoding AraJ, Arabinose efflux permease, producing MVNFAPWRKPQTPDEVSTPTSTQEKDAPRRRWNLGILADPQTDEVPGSVILLSRTHNRNEPLGLQHAHARTSASSLPTSARPQPQRTVSHGSRQSSRSRRPEKKRTKDGRFILDPQPEDSANDPLNWNQVRRDLALVSLGFYCMIGGGMTPLLAAGFNDVAETYHVTIPQVALTTGLYMLGLGLGSVVASPTAILFGKRPVYLTAIILFTISSIWCAVSPNYASLVVARIVQGFAVSPVECLPSATIAEIFFLHERAYRLGIYTLLLLGGKNLIPLVSAAIVQSLGWRWVFWITSIVVGFCFFLIFFFVPETFWDRAPKPSKRHNRARSKSPGKQHGHFHLPHLHHKSADATHAQSIPVTPTVGSPLASPVASPGEAPRRHKNTHVGFADPEPTEKSAHVGFAEDNIRHASAPPTPRSPMSAHSAHDYFGQVAPVTATDPEKQAGEERPASNPGSDADHISEQFSIHYTDYYRDAPAKSYRESLKPFNGRLVKDKWIRVAIRPFILFAYPAVLWSSLVYALAVGWLIVLSESVAHIYRDTSYNFTPLQVGLVYISPFIGGVLGTAVAGRVSDLVVRFMARKNDGVYEPEFRLLMAVPIAISTVIGLMGFGWSAEERDNWIVPTVFFGVISFGCSLASTTAITFVVDSYRMYAGEALVTLNFSKNVLHGFIFSLFFPHWLESAGSKNTFLAIGGIQLACMMFSIPMYIYGKRARMWTVRKNLMEKF from the exons ATGGTCAACTTTGCTCCTTGGCGAAAGCCGCAGACTCCGGATGAGGTTTCCACGCCTACCTCGACACAAGAGAAGGATGCCCCGCGCCGGAGATGGAACTTGGGTATCTTGGCTGACCCTCAGACTGATGAAGTGCCTG GCTCCGTCATCCTCCTCTCGCGAACGCACAATCGCAACGAACCGTTGGGTCTCCAACACGCTCACGCACGCACATCAGCCTCATCGCTGCCTACGTCGGCACGACCGCAGCCTCAGCGGACTGTATCGCATGGCTCCCGCCAATCGTCTCGTTCACGGCGGCCAGAGAAGAAGCGTACAAAGGATGGCCGCTTCATCCTAGACCCTCAGCCCGAGGACTCGGCAAATGACCCTCTGAACTGGAACCAGGTCAGGCGTGATCTTGCCCTCGTCTCTCTCGGCTTCTACTGCATGATCGGAGGTGGAATGACGCCGTTGTTGGCCGCCGGCTTCAACGACGTTGCTGAAACGTACCATGTGACTATTCCCCAAGTTGCTTTGACAACCGGACTCTACATGTTGGGACTTGGTCTCGGCAGTGTCGTCGCATCGCCTACTGCCATTCTGTTTGGCAAGCGACCCGTCTACTTGACCGCCATCATCCTCTTCACCATTTCCTCCATTTGGTGTGCCGTGTCGCCAAACTATGCGTCGCTAGTTGTGGCACGTATTGTGCAAGGTTTCGCTGTCTCGCCAGTCGAATGCTTGCCCAGTGCCACCATCGCCGAGATCTTCTTCCTTCACGAGCGAGCCTACCGTCTCGGCATCTACACGCTGCTCCTCCTTGGTGGCAAGAACCTGATTCCCCTTGTCAGCGCCGCCATTGTGCAGTCCTTGGGATGGAGATGGGTATTTTGGATCACATCCATTGTCGTTGGATTCTGCTTCTTCcttatcttcttctttgtGCCAGAGACTTTCTGGGACAGGGCACCGAAGCCGTCCAAACGTCACAACCGCGCTCGTAGCAAGAGCCCTGGTAAACAACACGGTCATTTCCATCTGCCACACCTGCACCACAAGAGTGCGGATGCGACACACGCACAGTCCATTCCCGTCACCCCAACCGTCGGATCGCCGCTAGCATCACCCGTGGCCTCGCCTGGAGAGGCTCCTAGACGTCACAAGAACACCCACGTTGGATTCGCTGACCCGGAGCCTACTGAGAAATCCGCTCATGTAGGCTTTGCCGAGGACAATATCCGCCACGCAAGCGCTCCACCAACTCCCCGATCTCCAATGAGCGCCCACTCAGCTCACGATTACTTTGGACAAGTCGCGCCGGTTACAGCGACAGACCCCGAGAAACAGGCTGGCGAAGAGCGCCCCGCGTCCAACCCCGGATCAGACGCCGACCACATCTCCGAGCAATTCTCCATCCACTACACCGACTACTACCGCGATGCCCCCGCAAAGTCCTATCGCGAGTCCCTCAAGCCATTCAACGGCCGTCTAGTCAAGGACAAATGGATCCGCGTGGCTATTCGCCCCTTCATCCTCTTCGCCTACCCCGCCGTTCTCTGGTCCTCGCTCGTCTATGCCCTCGCCGTCGGCTGGCTCATTGTCCTCTCCGAATCCGTAGCCCACATCTACCGAGACACTTCCTACAACTTTACCCCGCTCCAAGTCGGTCTCGTCTACATTTCCCCCTTCATCGGCGGTGTCCTCGGCACCGCCGTAGCTGGCCGTGTCTCTGATCTTGTCGTCCGCTTCATGGCGCGCAAAAACGATGGCGTCTACGAACCTGAGTTCCGTCTCCTCATGGCCGTACCCATTGCTATCAGCACCGTTATTGGCCTAATGGGTTTCGGATGGAGTGCGGAAGAAAGGGACAACTGGATCGTCCCGACAGTGTTTTTTGGTGTTATTAGTTTTGGTTGCTCGTTGGCTAGTACGACGGCAATTACGTTTGTGGTGGATAGTTACCGCATGTATGCTGGTGAGGCGCTTGTTACGCTGAATTTCTCAAAGA ACGTTCTCCAcggcttcatcttctccCTTTTCTTTCCTCACTGGCTCGAGTCGGCAGGCAGCAAAAACACTTTCCTGGCAATCGGCGGTATCCAGCTGGCCTGCATGATGTTTTCTATTCCAATGTACATATATGGCAAGAGGGCCAGGATGTGGACTGTGAGAAAAAATTTGATGGAGAAGTTTTAG